In a genomic window of Bombina bombina isolate aBomBom1 chromosome 8, aBomBom1.pri, whole genome shotgun sequence:
- the LOC128638749 gene encoding acrosin: MDQQLVLQILLVVLWASDSREQFNVHFLPFKQVTALPAVCGNRPLANDNRFGSRVVGGHDALPGSWPWIVSLQDPYGNTYGHLCGGTIINQEWVLTVAHCFKNQGNKIYGWRMVFGAQILSRLGPETQIRKITKLIIHEAFNPVTMLNDIALLKADKPIKFNNYTQAACLPPVSININSMTDCYIAGWGVTSEDSYEAADILQEAQVDLIPTKRCNSTMWYNGAVYFSNLCAGYEEGGIDACQGDSGGPLMCRPKIGSPFTVVGVTSWGSGCAQAQSPGIYTATQYFRNWIIQKLSNKGI; encoded by the exons ATGGATCAGCAACTTGTCCTGCAGATCCTCCTTGTTGTACTGTGGGCATCAGATAGTAGGGAGCAGTTTAACG tacattttctcccatttaaacAAGTTACTGCACTTCCTGCTGTGTGTGGAAACCGACCATTGGCAAATGATAACCGCTTTGGCTCTCGTGTGGTAGGGGGACACGATGCCCTGCCTGGTTCTTGGCCATGGATTGTAAGTCTTCAAGATCCTTATGGCAATACTTATGGTCACTTGTGCGGAGGCACTATTATCAATCAAGAATGGGTCCTAACAGTGGCTCACTGTTTCAAGAACCAGGGAAA cAAAATCTATGGCTGGCGGATGGTTTTTGGAGCGCAGATATTGTCACGTTTGGGACCTGAGACACAAATCAGAAAAATAACAAAGCTGATTATTCACGAAGCATTCAACCCTGTCACAATGCTGAATGATATTGCCCTTCTCAAGGCAGACAAACCAATCAAGTTTAACAATTACACCCAAGCAGCCTGTCTGCCTCCGGTCAGCATCAATATAAACAGCATGACCGATTGCTACATCGCAGGCTGGGGAGTAACAAGTGAAGACT CTTATGAAGCTGCCGATATTCTTCAAGAAGCACAAGTGGACCTGATACCAACCAAGCGCTGTAACAGCACCATGTGGTACAATGGGGCCGTATATTTCAGCAATCTTTGTGCTGGCTATGAGGAAGGTGGCATTGATGCTTGCCAG GGTGACAGCGGTGGACCCCTGATGTGCAGACCAAAGATCGGCTCACCCTTTACTGTGGTTGGAGTGACCAGCTGGGGATCCGGCTGTGCCCAGGCCCAAAGCCCTGGCATTTATACTGCCACTCAATACTTCCGCAACTGGATTATTCAGAAACTCAGCAACAAAGGAATATAA